A portion of the Candidatus Methylomirabilota bacterium genome contains these proteins:
- a CDS encoding SgcJ/EcaC family oxidoreductase produces MTDKEQLVSAMEQWTTTFSNDNPDPILALYAEDAVLWGTLSPTRRDDPAALRDYFVKAFVALPSHKVTFKDPFIRVYGSTAINTGYYTFSWVKEGQSKNLPARYSFTYVKRDGRWMIVDHHSSAVPDPNLVK; encoded by the coding sequence ATGACGGACAAGGAGCAGCTTGTTTCAGCCATGGAGCAGTGGACAACAACCTTTAGCAACGACAATCCTGACCCGATACTTGCCCTCTACGCCGAGGATGCCGTCCTGTGGGGGACGCTCTCTCCCACACGGCGGGATGACCCGGCAGCGCTTCGCGACTATTTTGTGAAGGCGTTTGTTGCCCTGCCATCGCACAAGGTGACTTTCAAGGATCCCTTTATCCGGGTTTACGGCAGTACGGCCATCAATACCGGCTATTACACCTTCTCGTGGGTGAAAGAGGGCCAGAGCAAGAATCTTCCCGCGCGGTATAGTTTCACTTACGTCAAGCGCGACGGGCGCTGGATGATCGTGGATCACCACTCGTCCGCAGTGCCCGACCCCAACCTCGTCAAGTAG